A region of the Vanrija pseudolonga chromosome 2, complete sequence genome:
CGTTAAAAGTTTAGATTCTCTccggctcggccgccgcAACAGCGACCgcggcctcttcctcctcgagggcctcgacggccttgacctccgccgccacggtAGCCACCGTAGCCAGAGCCACGGCCTCTTCGGCGGCCTGCTTCCTCTCAGCGGCTTTCAACCGCtcgatcgccgcgcgcgtggtgGACCGTCTCGACTCCCACACCTTCATGGTCTTGGGGAGCAGGTGCTGGATTGCCTGGAAGGTATCAGCATCGCCCATGCCGACCCACACTCACCTCCTGCCGCGCCTGGCTTGTCGGGTGCgtgcgcagcagctgcagcctGTTCTCAATGGACACGCTCTGCCCCATGCGTTGtgcgtcctcctcgacgcagGCCATCAGCCCCCACAGGTCGAGCATCGCGCGCGGGTCATACCCCGCGATAGCCATCaactcgaggccgacggcgtccgcctcctcctccagcttGCGCGAGTaggcgcgctgcgcgacgacgtcattGAGCCAGTTGATGAACATTCCCGCAGAGTCGGTGATGCTGTGGTCAGCGGGGTCGCAAGGTAGCCTCACAATGGGAAGGAGATGGTCAGCGCGAACGAGATGCCACGGAGCACGTCGAAGGCGACCGCCGCCACGTTGAGGAACTGGGATCAGCGCCGCCACAAGGAACACCTACTCCAAGGTTCTCCACTGCGTGCCGCTGTGCGACGTGGGCAATCTCGTGAGACAGCACTGCAGCGAGCATAGTGTCGTCTTTTGGCAGGGTGTCAAGCAGGCCAGTGTAAATAAACAAATCCTTGGACGGCAGCGCGAAGGCGTTCAGCTGTGGCTGTGGCACGTCagcccctcccccacccatcCCCAACCCACATGATCAATAATGTAGATATTCCAGTCCGCCGACTCCATGTTCTTGAGGGGGTTCTGCGACTGGGGCCGGAAAGGCATGTACGCCGAGTGTGCCGTTGCGCTGGGCTCGAAGCGCGCCATTCGGCCACTATAGTCCCCAaagcgctcctcgcgctcgttcATGGAGCGCGCAAAGTCCTCTTTGGGgggccacgccgcgcccgagaCGATATGCTtgtcctgctcctcgagcgcggtgATGATGCGCGCCGTCACGCGCTCGACTTGCCGGCTGCGCGGGTCGTCGGGCGGGAGGAGCAGCGGCCCCTCGTGCATGAGCACCTCTTTGTGTCTGCGCCGTTAGCCCCACCTTGACATGATACCCACTTGCGATGCGACCAcgccagctcctcgcgctcgcccatcAGCAGGAGGCGCCAGCGCCCCGTCCGCGGGTCTTGGTTCagcccgagcgcgaggacgatgCAGAACGCGAAGATCTGGAGCAGTCAGCGGCTTGAGGCGCCAGCACTACCCACCGGCACCTGGATCAGAATCCACGCTGTGCGCTTGTACTTCTTCCACAGCCTTGCGTCAGCCCGCGCacgcccacgacgacccACTTGTACCGGAACACGAAGGGCAGGAAGAGGAGTGAGAAGCGCGTGACGTTCAGCAGGCCGCTCTTGATGGCCGGGATGGAGAGGAAGAAGACGTCCCGCCGCGGCTTGGACGTGTGCAGCgcgcggaggaggatggCCGACTGCAAgagggaggaaggtgggacgcgcggcgtcgtcgccgttaCTGCTCTTGTTGTTATCCGCGTCGCGGGCCTTATCagtggcgatggcgacggtggcggccTAGGTGGCAACCCCGCCAACGTGCGCACGGGCCCGGTGACTCCAgttggccgccgcggcgccgctgctgctgttggtCCTCGCGCGGCGTTGAGCCACCATGCTCGCACCCCTGATGGTGGACGCATGATGAGTGGGCGATGTgatggtgacgacggcggcgggtgtcGTCAATGGCGTCACATGTTGGTTGCAGCGGCAACCAACTGCAGCAGCACTAACCGGTCACGCGCAACCCGCAATCCCCACGACTTGGCATCCGACGGACGACGCGACTCTCACACACCATCaatccaccacccacaacccACAACACCTGCACACTATCCGCAGCACATTCATGTCACTACACTACAACGGCGGCTGGGAGCAGCCCTACTCTCCCCGCTGGAGCTTGTCGAGTGCCCGGACGCCCTGCTCGTCCCACTCCTCCTTGGTGACCCAGAAGGCCTCCTGGCCCTTCATGATGTCAGCGAGCACAGCTCCGCCGAGGAAGACCATGTGTTTCCTGCGAGGGGGGTCCTCGATACGGATCTTGAAGTGCTGTGTGTGTCAGTGGTATACCATCTCCTGCGACcggcaccacccaccttcaACCTCGAGGTGTCGTTGTTGAGCACGCGCGTCAGGTACAGCTGCTTCATCTCCTTCTCCAGACGCGACGGGAAGCCGGGGTACATTGACGAACCGCCCGAGAGCACAATGTGCTTGTAGAGCTCGGAACGGGTGTCGACAGCCGCCTGCTGGATGGTCTGGaagaggagctcggcgacaccGGGCTGCTCAACGTCGACAAGGTGTGGCTGGAACATGCACTCGGGTGCCTCGAAGCGCTCCGAGCCGACCTTGATCACGCGTCCGTCGGGAAGCTGCAGGTCAGCGCGTTATCACCATCTCCGCACCCACAGTGTAGTTCTCGACCAGCACCGTCGTCTCGTCCGAGAGCTtcttgtcgaggtcgaggtcgtacgAGGTGAAACAGAGCGCCTCCTTGATACCGCGGACCGTCTCAAAGTCGGCCGTACGCTCAAACGCGTAGCCGCGCATGAGGAGCAGCTTGATGAGGTACCTCGTCACGTCGCGGCCTGCAACGTCGAGACGGCGGGTGAGGTGGGGGAGCGCGAAACCGTCGTACACTGGCACGATGTGGGTGACACCGTCTCCCGAgtcgacaacaacaccgGTCTGCAGACCTGGGGCGTACGTTCAGCGAGCGCCCATCATCACCAACTGCTCATCATCCACTCACCCTGCGCATAGAGCGTAAGCACGGCCTGGATGGCGACGTAGATGCCGCCAAACTGGTATCGCTCGAACATGACCTCGGCCATCTTCTCGCGGTTCGCCTTGGGGTTCATAGGCGGCTCAGTGAGCAGGATCTTGCGGCCGCGCGTGTCGAccttgagcttctcggcgaACGTGTAGTCCCAGAGGTGCATCATGTCGGGCCAGTTCTTGATGATGCCGTGCTCCATCGGATGTGACATCTGGAGGAACGAGCGGttctcggccgcctcgtcgccgatcATCAGGTCGCGGAGCTGCGagctgccgaggcgctcctcggcacggAGGATTGGCCGTCCGACGACGGACGGGAAGACTGCGGCGGTGTCAGTATGTGCTCGTCATGACTggttcggcgccgcgcggcgacgtTACGTGTcgtgcgccgacgccgacaccagcGCACTGACCATGCTCGGGAAAGTTGGAGCCAGCCCAGCCGCACTTGACGAACTGAGAATGTCAGCTGCGTCCAAATCATCCCCGCAGCCAACTCACGCCGGTACCGTTATCCACAACGAGGGGGACGTTCGAGTCGGCCATGGTGGAGTTGGGTGTGGGGTAGAGGGAGATGGAGGGGAGCGGAGCGTAGCTCGGGCCGTGGGTGCCACTGGCGTGTCCGTGGATTCGTTAGTCGGCGAGAGTGAGAGTGCACGCGGCGATGTTGCGatgcgtcggcgtcggttGATCGATGTAATGTTGAGCAAGCTGCAGCTGGCCACGATGCTGGCGGTGCAtgctgcgacgacgaccatgGACGTCACCGCCTCCCAGGGCACCCAGGGGGCCATGGTGACGAGggccacgacggcgggggtAGCGGCGTTATCCACGTGGCTAGAAGCCTCCACTTCGAGATGTTAGGTGGCGACTTGGTGATCGACCTCACTCTCCATCACAAACTACACCATGGTCTGCAAGAAGTGCGAGAAGGTGAGCTAGTGTGTCGACTGGCAGCTCACGCGCAGAAAACAGCAAGCATAGCCACGCTCGACACGTTCAAGTCGGTCGCTGGCTCGTCTTCGGGTGCCGGGGCGACGGGCGTGCGCAAGATCGGCGAGAACAAGCTGCttacggcgcgcgcgcgcgccgcgccatACGCCAAgcctggcgtcagccgcTCAAAGACCAACCCCTACGGCAACAAGTGCATCGACTGCAAGCAGCAGGTGCACCAGAACAATGCTACCCGCTGCCAGAAGTGCGCTTACAAGAAGGGGCTGTGCGCAATATGCGGCAACATTGTCTTGGACACTTCGAGTGGGTTTGGTTTGGCCGTGACGAACGGTATGGCATGCTGACTGTGCAGGGTACAAGCAGACCTCCAAGTAGACCactggcggcagcagcaagatAGACCCAACCCTTCGCTCCATCCACCACGCCTCGCCCAAGCAAATGCTTCATTGAATACCCAAAGATCGTCGCCCGTTCGTTCCTACTTTGTCAATATATGTTGTATGAAGGTATCAAAGAGCCCAGGGGTATAAGTTGTAACAACATCAAATCGACACACCTATCGTCGCAGAAGACTGCCAAACCGCCTCAACGTGTCGCGCTTGCTCGCCACActcgcgccgtcgttgtcTTTCGACGCTCTGCTGTCCACAGAATTGACTCcaccgctcgcgcccgagctGACGCTCTCCCGTGTGCTCGTGCTCACTCGCACGGCAGCAggaacggcggcgacactCGACGTAGCCGAGTTGGGGACCTCTGGTCGTGTGCCCGACTCACTCGGGCGACCCATGCCGCTGGCAACGCTCAACGACTGGGCAAACTTCTCCGCCTTCGCAGTCCCGGGTgagccgtcgtcggtggccgcGGTAGACGGGGTTACCGATGGCGCAACGGACGCCACAGACTTGCGCGCATTGTGGCCGTTACCGTTGGCTCTCACGGACAAGTTGCGAGAGATTGCTGACCCCGAGATGGACGCTCGTGGGCTGAGCAGGATGCCACCAGCTTTCGGGGTATCACCCTGACCGCCCGCGGAGCTGGACGGGACCTGACTGATCACGCTCTGGCGAACGTCTGGGAGTGCCGAGTTTCGTGGGCCAACACGGAGCGTCGGGAGGACGTAACTGCTTCGCGAAGTCCTCTTCGAATGCGGCTCGGtcgacagcgccgaggtggggCGAGAAGACTCGGGCTTGGACTCGTGCGTGGCGACGCTGGTAGACAGACGAGGAGGTGTACTGCTCGCGTCAGACAGGCGAGGGAGTCTGAGAatctcgtcggcgtaggCCTTGTTGTACAGCGTTCGGAGAGCCTCGTGGAACGCAATATCCTTGTTGACGCGCTGGTGCGCGGAGAGACCCTTCTGAATAGTGCGGACATAGTCGAGCACGGCTTCACGGAGTGTGGCCACATTCTGCTTCTCGGTCAGGTGGCGCTCAACGTATGCCGGGTCCAGGAAGTGCTTCTTGTAGAGCGGAACACCGCCGTTGACACGAGAGTCGACAGCACCGTTCAAGGCAGTGCCGAGCATCTTGACGTCCACGTTCTCCGCGTCTGTCAGCTTGCTGAGGTCGCGGTCAGCCTTGCGCACAGCCAGAATGGCAGTGTCGACTGGCGagatgtggtggtggtgaatGTGAACGACCTCGGCACGGCTCTGCAGAGCCGGCAGCTCATTCGACGTTGTAAGCGTTGTCTTCTCCAGCCACTGAAGGAtcggctcgcgctcctcgggaTCGACAATGTACGGCCGCATCGTCTCAAACTGGTTGACGGAGCTCGTCTTGTAGTAGGTCTGAACAGCAGGCTCCACTCCATCACGGAAGACGGGTTTGGTGAGGTCCGGCACTGGCGTGACGCTGGTGACCCATACCACCGGGTCGGTGCCGTAGCGCACCGTGTCGGAAGGAGGAATCTTTGACTTGTAGACCTGAGCGTCGGGGTGCTTGACCTGCAGAGCTTCGCAAAAGTCGACGTATCGCTGCCATGGCGCACCGCGAACAATAAACTCCTTGTCAAGGTTGATGGTCGTAAAGTTGCCAAAGTAAGCCACCCGGAAGTACTCCGGCTTGGGACGGGTTGACGCGCCCATACTCTCCCAAAGCTTGGCTTCGTGGTTGAGAAGCTCTGAAATGCGCTCAATATTGAAGGTGACTTGACGGTGTTGGGCCACTAGTTCCTTGCAAATTTCTGCAGAATGCTCGTacgcctcggcttcggcaaGGTACTCGAGGACGTGGTAAAGCAGTGCCTCCTTGCGTTCAAACTGAGTCTGAGCGGGCAACTGCAAGCCACCGTGGTTGAACTCGTCGACCAGTTCACCATCCATCTTCCACTCGTGAAGGTCGGCGTGCAGTTTG
Encoded here:
- the OMA1 gene encoding Metalloendopeptidase OMA1, mitochondrial → MRPPSGVRAWWLNAARGPTAAAAPRRPTGVTGPVRTLAGLPPRPPPSPSPLIRPATRITTRAVTATTPRVPPSSLLQSAILLRALHTSKPRRDVFFLSIPAIKSGLLNVTRFSLLFLPFVFRYKLWKKYKRTAWILIQVPIFAFCIVLALGLNQDPRTGRWRLLLMGEREELAWSHRKHKEVLMHEGPLLLPPDDPRSRQVERVTARIITALEEQDKHIVSGAAWPPKEDFARSMNEREERFGDYSGRMARFEPSATAHSAYMPFRPQSQNPLKNMESADWNIYIIDHLNAFALPSKDLFIYTGLLDTLPKDDTMLAAVLSHEIAHVAQRHAVENLGFLNVAAVAFDVLRGISFALTISFPFITDSAGMFINWLNDVVAQRAYSRKLEEEADAVGLELMAIAGYDPRAMLDLWGLMACVEEDAQRMGQSVSIENRLQLLRTHPTSQARQEAIQHLLPKTMKVWESRRSTTRAAIERLKAAERKQAAEEAVALATVATVAAEVKAVEALEEEEAAVAVAAAEPERI
- the Actr2 gene encoding Actin-related protein 2, which produces MADSNVPLVVDNGTGFVKCGWAGSNFPEHVFPSVVGRPILRAEERLGSSQLRDLMIGDEAAENRSFLQMSHPMEHGIIKNWPDMMHLWDYTFAEKLKVDTRGRKILLTEPPMNPKANREKMAEVMFERYQFGGIYVAIQAVLTLYAQGLQTGVVVDSGDGVTHIVPVYDGFALPHLTRRLDVAGRDVTRYLIKLLLMRGYAFERTADFETVRGIKEALCFTSYDLDLDKKLSDETTVLVENYTLPDGRVIKVGSERFEAPECMFQPHLVDVEQPGVAELLFQTIQQAAVDTRSELYKHIVLSGGSSMYPGFPSRLEKEMKQLYLTRVLNNDTSRLKHFKIRIEDPPRRKHMVFLGGAVLADIMKGQEAFWVTKEEWDEQGVRALDKLQRGE
- the cript gene encoding Cysteine-rich PDZ-binding protein, whose amino-acid sequence is MVCKKCEKKTASIATLDTFKSVAGSSSGAGATGVRKIGENKLLTARARAAPYAKPGVSRSKTNPYGNKCIDCKQQVHQNNATRCQKCAYKKGLCAICGNIVLDTSRYKQTSK